One Pseudorasbora parva isolate DD20220531a chromosome 8, ASM2467924v1, whole genome shotgun sequence DNA window includes the following coding sequences:
- the ccdc92ba gene encoding coiled-coil domain-containing 92B, which yields MENTGSPVVSLERQVEDVERSIVFLRQEQLSLLHGLHLEILSLQKRCTELTQELNVKPLGRSQPDVLEEEEQLEARCQEVEEHLQEQQEVQSDLRWELSQKSVLVGALRASLKDKERRFLEELKQRSHRTTVLNTELQKQTEAAAYLSFQLHSAKQKLQQQKQQQRRRPAQLGTDKPPIHPSPQASASSPTVTKPKRRSSSRPSSHIRIERARECVPRERVTGPEEPMAMPDPALFLYPYRHRSRPRPPHRHALQEADAEEAEELDQGASVSRLATTVAKATATTASTTENNAE from the exons ATGGAAAACACG GGATCACCAGTGGTCTCACTGGAGCGGCAGGTGGAGGATGTGGAAAGGAGCATTGTCTTCCTTAGACAGGAGCAGCTGTCTCTGCTGCATGGACTACACCTGGAGATCCTGTCCCTTCAGAAACGCTGTACAG AACTCACACAAGAACTCAACGTGAAGCCCCTAGGCAGGAGCCAACCAG ATGTGCTGGAGGAAGAGGAGCAGCTGGAAGCCCGTTGTCAAGAGGTGGAGGAGCATCTGCAGGAGCAGCAGGAGGTCCAGAGTGATCTGAGATGGGAGCTGAGTCAGAAGTCAGTGCTGGTGGGGGCCCTCCGTGCCAGTCTAAAGGATAAAGAGCGCCGTTTCCTGGAGGAATTAAAACAGCGCAGCCACAGGACCACTGTGCTCAACACCGAGCtacagaagcagacggaggcggcTGCGTACCTGTCCTTCCAGCTGCATTCAGCCAAGCAGAAACTCCagcagcagaagcagcagcagagaAGGAGGCCGGCCCAGCTCGGTACAGACAAACCCCCCATCCACCCTTCTCCTCAAGCAAGCGCCAGCAGCCCAACTGTGACCAAACCAAAACGGCGGAGCTCAAGCCGGCCCTCCTCGCACATCCGCATTGAGCGCGCTAGGGAGTGCGTGCCGCGTGAGAGAGTGACGGGCCCGGAGGAGCCCATGGCAATGCCTGACCCGGCCCTCTTCCTATACCCCTACAGACACAGATCTCGGCCCCGCCCTCCACACAGACACGCCCTGCAGGAGGCAGATGCGGAGGAGGCAGAGGAACTCGATCAGGGAGCTTCAGTGAGCAGACTGGCAACGACTGTAGCTAAAGCCACTGCGACCACAGCATCCACTACAGAGAACAACGCTGAATAA